One Alcaligenes ammonioxydans DNA segment encodes these proteins:
- the ugpQ gene encoding glycerophosphodiester phosphodiesterase, translating into MNHHWPYPALIAHRGAGKIAPENTLAAIRVGTQNGFRMMEYDVKLSRDGVPVLLHDDTLERTSNGQGLASRLTLAELSALDFGAWHSSAYAGEPIPTLGSIAAFTLANQVHSNIEIKPTTGHEAETGRQVALAALALWAQASLPPLLSSFSEVALEAAQQAAPTLPRALLIEEEAPVDWPERLERLGCMGLNLNDRFVSQALVQAVRSKGYTVAVWTVNDAERVRELLDWGCNAIFTDKVTTIRPDTL; encoded by the coding sequence ATGAATCATCACTGGCCCTACCCCGCTTTGATCGCCCACCGTGGTGCAGGCAAGATTGCGCCGGAAAATACCCTGGCCGCCATTCGGGTCGGTACACAGAACGGTTTTCGCATGATGGAGTACGACGTCAAACTGAGCCGTGATGGGGTTCCCGTGCTGCTGCACGACGACACGCTGGAGCGCACGTCCAATGGACAAGGCTTGGCCTCCCGACTGACACTGGCCGAACTGTCCGCCCTGGACTTTGGCGCCTGGCATTCCTCGGCCTATGCTGGAGAGCCCATACCCACTCTAGGTTCGATTGCCGCCTTTACCCTGGCCAATCAGGTTCACAGCAATATCGAAATCAAGCCCACCACGGGACACGAGGCGGAAACCGGACGTCAGGTCGCCCTGGCTGCCCTGGCTTTATGGGCTCAGGCCAGCCTGCCTCCGCTGCTGTCCTCTTTTTCCGAAGTCGCTCTGGAGGCGGCGCAGCAAGCCGCACCTACCTTGCCCCGAGCCCTACTGATTGAAGAGGAAGCTCCTGTTGATTGGCCGGAGCGTCTGGAGCGTCTGGGCTGTATGGGGCTGAATCTGAACGACCGCTTTGTCAGCCAGGCCCTGGTGCAGGCGGTCCGTAGCAAAGGCTATACCGTCGCCGTCTGGACCGTGAACGACGCCGAGCGAGTGCGCGAACTGCTGGACTGGGGATGCAATGCCATCTTCACCGATAAGGTCACCACGATCCGCCCCGACACGCTTTAA
- a CDS encoding 23S rRNA (adenine(2030)-N(6))-methyltransferase RlmJ, whose translation MFSYRHAFHAGNHADVLKHATLLHIFNYYAHKNSAFSIIDTHCGAGIYDLEHDWAQTKGEFYDGLDRVLQQDEYPELVEHYIDAIADLNPDGTARYYPGSPWLALMHLRAQDSFHGFELHPTEFDVLSTNVARLFPQGNRRVRLYQENGFEQLGRLLPPPSRRAIVVMDPSYEAKSDYQQVLNSVRNALKRFAQACMVVWYPIVQRPEVQALQRKLEQLETPWLHVSLTVRTPAKNGLGLHGSGLFISNPPWTLLNALEQSMPWLIKTLAQDDKASFQLRHSGL comes from the coding sequence TTGTTCAGCTATCGTCACGCTTTTCACGCCGGCAACCACGCGGATGTACTCAAACACGCCACCTTGCTGCATATTTTCAATTATTACGCTCACAAAAACAGCGCGTTCAGCATCATCGACACCCATTGCGGTGCTGGTATCTATGATCTGGAACACGACTGGGCGCAAACCAAAGGCGAGTTCTACGACGGCCTGGACCGCGTCTTGCAGCAAGATGAGTACCCGGAGCTGGTGGAGCACTATATTGACGCCATTGCCGACCTGAATCCGGACGGAACCGCCCGCTATTATCCCGGTTCTCCCTGGCTGGCCCTGATGCATCTGCGTGCGCAAGACAGCTTTCATGGCTTCGAGTTGCACCCGACTGAATTTGACGTTTTGAGCACGAACGTGGCGCGACTGTTTCCTCAAGGAAACCGCCGGGTGCGCCTCTATCAGGAAAATGGCTTTGAACAGCTGGGACGGCTACTGCCGCCGCCATCACGACGCGCCATCGTGGTAATGGACCCTTCGTACGAGGCCAAGTCCGACTATCAGCAAGTCTTGAACAGCGTCAGAAACGCCCTCAAGCGTTTTGCCCAGGCCTGCATGGTCGTGTGGTATCCGATTGTGCAACGCCCCGAAGTACAGGCCTTGCAACGCAAGCTGGAGCAACTGGAGACACCTTGGCTGCATGTGAGCCTGACGGTTCGTACTCCGGCCAAAAATGGTTTGGGTTTGCATGGCAGTGGCCTGTTCATCAGCAATCCTCCCTGGACGCTGCTCAACGCTCTGGAACAAAGCATGCCTTGGTTAATAAAAACGCTGGCCCAGGATGACAAGGCCAGCTTTCAACTTCGTCATTCGGGGCTGTAA
- a CDS encoding pseudouridine synthase: MEKERISKLMAQRGMCSRREADAFIERGWVRVDGQIVSELGSKAYPNQKITLEKQARQRQTQRATILLHKPVGYVSGQAEAGYRNAVSLISAANQYKGGRGSQRFDPAHLRGLAPAGRLDIDSTGLLILTQDGRIARQIIGEDSVIDKEYLVRVTGKLSERGLELLNFGLSLDGKPLLPAQVSWQNDDQLRFILREGKKRQIRRMCELVGLKVVGLKRVRIGELVLGDLPMGQWRYMKESERLA; this comes from the coding sequence ATGGAAAAAGAACGTATCTCAAAATTGATGGCCCAGCGCGGCATGTGTTCACGCCGTGAGGCGGACGCTTTTATCGAGCGCGGCTGGGTCCGTGTGGACGGTCAAATCGTCTCTGAATTGGGGAGCAAAGCCTACCCCAATCAGAAAATCACACTGGAAAAGCAGGCGCGTCAGCGTCAGACCCAACGTGCCACCATCTTGCTGCACAAGCCCGTGGGTTATGTGTCGGGACAGGCCGAGGCCGGTTACCGCAATGCGGTGTCGCTGATCAGTGCCGCCAACCAATACAAGGGCGGTCGTGGCAGTCAACGCTTTGACCCGGCGCATTTGCGCGGTCTGGCGCCTGCAGGCCGTCTGGACATTGACTCCACCGGTTTGCTGATCCTGACACAGGACGGTCGTATTGCGCGCCAGATTATTGGCGAAGACTCGGTCATCGACAAGGAATATCTGGTGCGAGTGACCGGCAAGCTCAGCGAACGGGGGCTGGAGCTGCTGAACTTTGGTTTGAGCCTGGATGGCAAGCCTTTGCTGCCCGCCCAAGTGTCCTGGCAAAACGATGATCAGCTGCGTTTCATCTTGCGCGAAGGCAAGAAACGCCAGATTCGCCGCATGTGTGAACTGGTTGGCCTGAAAGTGGTGGGCCTGAAGCGCGTGCGTATTGGCGAACTGGTGCTGGGTGATTTGCCTATGGGCCAGTGGCGCTACATGAAAGAGTCCGAGCGTCTGGCCTAA